In Anthonomus grandis grandis chromosome 5, icAntGran1.3, whole genome shotgun sequence, the following are encoded in one genomic region:
- the LOC126736677 gene encoding uncharacterized protein LOC126736677, protein MVTQKPTVSQFFTFGPMFFTSFHVLCSVCPVVFQRYHYKQIYRVYMNLWPLKVADQQGLKEIKYLFIKGSCSVIFYALMASIISIAYLPLRGLDFDRSIWPAIAALKLLKDGPQSLIYAVIFMNYGLVFAKAYYLAIYGMHLMHMCTLYAIQNILLRRRIDCINNDNEDISPLVLIDDRKYQERVKRELKECIKLDIKLKRFSTSLIDYFKWVMIMHVGNAIIILSMLYYVNLFMNGGYDPLSTRCYVLGANLMAVCYAHYSEIYFEQTDLNRNALLKTPWYTFNNSNRKLMLIYLSNLSRPQYISAGGLLDVNYSLLIVVMHKCFNILTILKTMSPEGI, encoded by the exons ATGGTTACCCAAAAGCCAACGGTTTCACAATTCTTCACCTTCGGCCCGATGTTTTTTACCTCTTTTCAC GTGCTTTGTTCTGTATGCCCAGTGGTATTCCAGCGGTATCACTATAAACAAATATACCGTGTTTACATGAACCTGTGGCCCTTAAAAGTAGCTGACCAGCAAGGCCTTAAGGAAATCAAGTATCTGTTTATTAAAGGTTCATGTAGTGTTATCTTTTATGCTCTAATGGCTTCTATAATCAGCATTGCCTACTTGCCTCTACGAGGATTGGATTTCGATAGAAGTATTTGGCCAGCTATAGCAG CCCTTAAACTGTTAAAAGATGGACCCCAATCATTGATTTACGCGGTCATATTCATGAATTACGGATTAGTATTTGCAAAAGCGTATTATCTGGCCATATACGGGATGCATTTAATGCACATGTGCACCCTCTATGCTATTCAGAATATCTTGTTAAGAAGGAGAATTGATTGtattaataatgataatgagGATATTTCACCGTTGGTACTTATCGACGATAGAAAGTATCAGGAGAGAGTTAAAAGAGAGTTGAAAGAATGTATTAAGTTGGATATAAAGTTGAAACG ATTTTCGACTTCGCTTATAGATTACTTCAAGTGGGTTATGATTATGCACGTAGGAAacgcaattattattttaagtatgcTGTATTATGTTAACCTTTTT ATGAATGGAGGCTATGATCCCTTATCTACGAGGTGTTACGTACTAGGAGCAAACTTAATGGCAGTCTGTTATGCTCATTAttctgaaatatattttgagCAG ACCGATTTAAACAGAAATGCCCTTCTCAAGACCCCTTGGTACACATTTAACAATAGTAACAGAAAACTGATGCTGATTTACTTAAGCAATCTTTCAAGGCCCCAATACATATCTGCCGGTGGGTTGCTTGATGTCAATTATTCGCTTCTTATTGTG gtgaTGCACAAGTGTTTTAATATACTCACCATTCTAAAGACCATGTCACCTGAGGGGATTTAG